One Bradyrhizobium zhanjiangense DNA segment encodes these proteins:
- a CDS encoding GGDEF domain-containing protein: MLNVPTLWMVFVVNFLALGVIWAYVTRSYPKFAAARFWMASSFVGAAGAMTALIRLFVASPLPLLLGAGGVIAASCLAAMGIQRFYDRPVSWRLMTATGGLSLAGVVVFMVGFEHMQLRMLSYTLGQALPLVLALRLLLSPEGRVSPGARLSGIVILTIIAILLVRTVGNLLGHDLSARAGGQPHAVIVLGLLFLSMTLNFGFLLMAMDSLRNEVADLALLDDLTGVANRRHLLQRLTEECARSERGGAPFSLLVIDLDGFKTINDTHGHAAGDACLRHFTLMAQTRLRPGDMLARTGGDEFCIVLPSSSLREAAAIARRVLEVCRQDAATCTGGDIPIAISIGVAQWDRGIGQFPDRLIAHADHALYAAKKNGKNDFAVYDPAPPLSPEPLGPGEPVRNFA, translated from the coding sequence ATGCTGAACGTACCGACATTGTGGATGGTCTTCGTCGTCAACTTCCTGGCGCTCGGCGTGATCTGGGCCTACGTGACGCGCTCCTATCCGAAATTCGCGGCTGCGCGGTTCTGGATGGCCTCGTCCTTCGTCGGCGCGGCCGGAGCGATGACGGCCCTGATCCGTCTGTTCGTTGCCTCTCCCCTGCCGCTTCTGCTCGGAGCTGGCGGCGTCATTGCCGCAAGCTGCCTTGCCGCCATGGGCATTCAGCGCTTCTATGATCGGCCGGTCTCCTGGCGCCTCATGACTGCAACGGGAGGCTTGAGCCTCGCCGGCGTCGTGGTCTTCATGGTCGGCTTCGAGCACATGCAGCTGCGCATGCTCAGCTACACGCTCGGCCAGGCCCTGCCGCTGGTGCTGGCGCTGCGTCTGTTGCTGTCGCCGGAGGGGCGCGTCAGTCCGGGCGCGCGGCTATCCGGCATCGTCATCCTCACCATCATCGCGATCCTGCTCGTGCGCACGGTGGGCAATCTGCTCGGCCATGATCTGTCGGCGCGCGCCGGTGGTCAGCCCCATGCCGTGATCGTGCTGGGGCTGCTATTCCTGTCGATGACGCTGAATTTCGGCTTCCTGCTGATGGCGATGGACAGCTTGCGCAACGAGGTTGCCGACCTCGCGCTGCTCGACGATCTCACCGGCGTCGCCAACCGGCGGCATCTGCTGCAGCGCCTGACCGAGGAATGCGCCCGCTCGGAGCGCGGCGGCGCGCCGTTCTCGCTGCTGGTGATCGATCTCGACGGCTTCAAGACCATCAACGACACCCATGGCCATGCCGCTGGCGACGCCTGCCTGCGGCACTTCACCTTGATGGCGCAAACGCGGTTGCGCCCCGGCGACATGCTCGCCCGCACCGGCGGCGACGAGTTCTGCATCGTGTTGCCGTCGTCATCGCTGCGTGAGGCCGCCGCGATCGCCCGCCGCGTGCTCGAGGTCTGCCGTCAGGACGCCGCGACCTGCACCGGCGGCGACATCCCGATCGCGATCTCGATTGGCGTCGCGCAGTGGGACCGTGGCATCGGTCAATTCCCGGACCGCCTGATCGCGCATGCCGACCACGCCCTCTATGCCGCCAAGAAGAACGGCAAGAACGATTTTGCCGTCTACGATCCGGCGCCGCCGCTCTCGCCCGAGCCGCTCGGTCCCGGCGAGCCTGTGCGCAACTTCGCGTAG
- a CDS encoding N-acetylmuramoyl-L-alanine amidase, translating into MMSRLFAAVLAAPFLTAPATAEDAELAKLARASGTPDIPGLKIVWLAPWGDVGSATPWRNIIVHQTEGPAGSARGGALAQAKNPTRRGVTVWVETDGTVYWAVAENLVPTHGDGANRNDNKYIDNRPTYRQVVRDNSIGVEFAGNYPDVATGPTEAQVAAWKILVKVLRARYRISTGHVYAHNWIDYKDARYCEGCWLATLARVWGE; encoded by the coding sequence ATGATGTCTCGCCTGTTCGCGGCCGTTCTCGCCGCTCCGTTTCTGACAGCCCCCGCCACCGCTGAGGACGCCGAACTGGCCAAACTCGCGCGCGCCTCCGGTACGCCCGACATTCCCGGCCTGAAGATCGTGTGGCTGGCGCCATGGGGCGACGTCGGCAGCGCAACCCCCTGGCGCAACATCATCGTGCATCAGACCGAAGGGCCGGCGGGGTCGGCGCGCGGCGGCGCGCTGGCGCAGGCGAAGAACCCGACCCGTCGCGGCGTCACGGTGTGGGTCGAGACCGACGGCACGGTCTATTGGGCGGTGGCGGAGAATTTGGTGCCGACCCATGGCGACGGCGCCAACCGCAACGACAACAAATACATCGACAACAGGCCGACCTATCGCCAGGTCGTGCGCGACAATTCGATCGGCGTCGAGTTCGCCGGCAATTATCCCGACGTCGCGACCGGCCCGACCGAGGCGCAGGTCGCGGCCTGGAAGATCCTCGTCAAGGTGCTGCGCGCGCGCTACCGCATCTCGACTGGCCACGTCTATGCGCACAACTGGATCGACTACAAGGATGCCCGCTATTGCGAAGGCTGCTGGCTCGCCACGCTGGCGCGGGTTTGGGGGGAGTAG
- the rpoH gene encoding RNA polymerase sigma factor RpoH translates to MARTATLPVLNGESGLSRYLAEIRKFPMLEPQQEYMLAKRWREHDDRDAAHQLVTSHLRLVAKIAMGYRGYGLPISEVVSEGNVGLMQAVKRFEPEKGFRLATYAMWWIKASIQEYILRSWSLVKMGTTANQKKLFFNLRKAKSKINALDEGDLRPDQVATIAKRLGVTDQDVIDMNRRLGGDASLNAPIRDDGEAGEWQDWLVDNTPNQEALMAEHEEYDHRRDALNGAMGVLNPRERRIFEARRLADEPMTLEDLAAEFGVSRERVRQIEVRAFEKVQSAVKGTIARQEQAALEAAH, encoded by the coding sequence ATGGCCCGTACCGCTACTTTGCCGGTCCTCAATGGAGAATCCGGCCTTTCCCGTTACCTCGCCGAGATTCGCAAGTTTCCGATGCTGGAACCCCAGCAGGAATACATGCTCGCCAAGCGTTGGCGCGAGCATGACGATCGCGACGCGGCGCACCAACTCGTCACCAGCCACCTCCGCCTCGTGGCCAAGATCGCCATGGGCTATCGCGGCTACGGCCTGCCGATCTCCGAGGTCGTCTCGGAAGGCAATGTCGGCCTGATGCAGGCCGTGAAGCGATTCGAACCCGAGAAGGGGTTCCGTCTCGCCACCTATGCGATGTGGTGGATCAAAGCGTCGATTCAAGAGTACATTCTGCGTTCCTGGTCGCTCGTGAAGATGGGCACCACCGCGAACCAGAAGAAGCTGTTCTTCAACCTGCGCAAGGCGAAGAGCAAGATCAACGCGCTGGACGAAGGCGATCTCCGCCCCGACCAGGTCGCGACCATTGCCAAGCGGCTGGGCGTGACCGACCAGGACGTGATCGACATGAACCGCCGCCTCGGCGGCGACGCCTCGCTCAACGCGCCGATCCGCGACGACGGCGAAGCCGGCGAATGGCAGGACTGGCTGGTCGACAATACGCCGAACCAGGAAGCCCTGATGGCGGAGCACGAGGAGTATGATCACCGCCGTGACGCGCTGAACGGCGCCATGGGCGTGCTCAACCCGCGCGAACGTCGCATCTTCGAGGCCCGCCGCCTCGCCGATGAGCCGATGACGCTGGAAGACCTTGCCGCCGAGTTTGGCGTGTCGCGCGAGCGCGTCCGCCAGATCGAGGTTCGCGCCTTCGAGAAGGTGCAGTCCGCGGTCAAGGGCACGATCGCAAGGCAGGAACAAGCCGCGCTGGAAGCCGCGCATTAG
- a CDS encoding RluA family pseudouridine synthase, with protein sequence MDNFGSAQRLEVVVAGDEGSARLDRVLAAHLTDLSRSRLKALILAGAVSLKASAVRDPAYHVASGDTITIDVPEAAPAEPKGEDIALDIVFEDDDIIVINKPKGLVVHPAAGHETGTLVNALIAHCGASLSGIGGVRRPGIVHRLDKDTTGLMVVAKNDLAHASLSAQFADHGRTGEMRRGYMAFAWDVPNRHRGTVDAPIDRHPHAREKMAVRQGGREAVTHWEILESFNGRDGKGVAALLACELETGRTHQIRVHLAHIGHPLLGDAVYGPHFKTKANQLGPQSQAALAALGRQALHAYLLVLQHPRTGELLHWEAPLSEDLLLLESCLKAAL encoded by the coding sequence ATGGACAATTTTGGCTCTGCGCAAAGGTTGGAGGTCGTGGTCGCCGGCGACGAGGGCTCGGCCCGGCTCGACCGCGTGCTGGCGGCGCACCTCACCGACCTGTCGCGATCGAGGCTGAAAGCCCTGATTTTGGCGGGCGCAGTGAGTTTGAAGGCTTCCGCGGTCCGCGACCCCGCTTATCACGTCGCATCCGGCGATACGATCACAATCGACGTGCCCGAGGCGGCGCCGGCGGAACCGAAGGGCGAGGATATCGCCCTCGACATCGTGTTCGAGGACGACGACATCATCGTCATCAACAAGCCGAAGGGCCTGGTCGTGCACCCCGCGGCCGGTCACGAGACCGGCACGCTGGTGAATGCGTTGATCGCCCATTGCGGCGCTTCGCTCTCCGGCATCGGCGGGGTACGCCGGCCCGGCATCGTGCACCGGCTCGACAAGGACACCACAGGGCTGATGGTGGTGGCCAAGAACGACCTCGCCCATGCCTCGCTGTCAGCGCAATTCGCCGACCACGGCCGCACCGGTGAGATGCGGCGCGGCTACATGGCCTTTGCCTGGGACGTACCGAACCGACATCGCGGCACGGTGGACGCGCCGATCGACCGCCATCCGCATGCGCGCGAGAAGATGGCGGTGCGCCAGGGCGGCCGCGAGGCGGTGACGCATTGGGAAATCCTGGAGAGTTTCAATGGGCGCGACGGTAAGGGCGTCGCCGCCCTGCTCGCCTGCGAGCTCGAGACCGGGCGCACCCACCAGATCCGCGTCCACCTCGCCCATATCGGCCATCCCCTGCTGGGCGACGCCGTCTACGGCCCGCATTTCAAGACCAAGGCGAACCAGCTCGGGCCTCAGTCGCAGGCCGCTTTGGCGGCGTTGGGGCGGCAGGCCTTACATGCATACCTGCTGGTATTGCAGCACCCAAGGACGGGAGAACTTCTGCACTGGGAGGCGCCCCTGTCGGAGGATTTGCTTCTCCTCGAAAGCTGCCTGAAAGCGGCGCTATGA
- a CDS encoding IclR family transcriptional regulator, with the protein MKTVKTAVQILTMFSADTPAVTVSQAANNFGLTASAASRLLSSLATSGLIERQPDRSYQPGPLAYRLGLLYHAQNRLADRINDGARKVVAQTGHTCWVSVLTETNSMLISRFPGSRDQGFYVNAGNVLPANASAGGKALLARMSDVELRKLLTGKKLAAWTEKSKTDIDAVFADVAFTREHGWSIIVDELFVDRVSVGVAFSSSMESTPMALSISIPSASLEEIAVNIQTLTELACEVGQTIQDPYWSHRQPSTDQPAIIREVQAYMASS; encoded by the coding sequence ATGAAGACCGTGAAGACCGCGGTGCAGATCTTGACGATGTTCAGCGCTGACACCCCAGCAGTGACAGTCAGTCAGGCGGCCAATAATTTCGGGTTAACAGCAAGCGCCGCCTCGAGGTTGCTCTCTTCGCTCGCGACCTCTGGCCTCATCGAACGGCAACCGGACCGATCCTACCAGCCGGGACCTCTCGCATACCGGCTGGGCCTGCTCTACCACGCACAAAACCGCTTGGCTGATCGCATCAATGACGGAGCCCGGAAGGTCGTGGCTCAAACAGGACACACGTGCTGGGTGTCCGTTCTGACCGAAACGAACTCGATGCTCATCAGCCGCTTTCCCGGCTCACGCGATCAGGGTTTCTACGTCAACGCTGGCAATGTGCTTCCAGCCAACGCCAGCGCGGGCGGCAAAGCGCTTCTCGCCAGAATGAGCGATGTGGAACTGCGGAAGCTTTTGACGGGAAAGAAACTGGCTGCGTGGACGGAGAAGTCGAAGACCGATATCGACGCAGTGTTTGCGGACGTCGCTTTCACTAGGGAGCATGGGTGGAGCATCATTGTCGACGAGCTATTCGTCGATAGAGTCTCCGTCGGAGTGGCCTTCTCTTCATCGATGGAGTCGACGCCGATGGCCTTGAGCATTTCAATTCCCTCGGCGAGCCTCGAAGAGATCGCGGTAAATATTCAGACCCTGACAGAGTTGGCATGCGAGGTCGGCCAGACGATCCAAGACCCATACTGGAGCCATCGACAACCAAGCACTGACCAGCCTGCGATTATCAGGGAGGTGCAGGCCTATATGGCTTCCTCGTAA
- a CDS encoding ABC transporter substrate-binding protein produces the protein MTIGNQSKFGRVLCILSLFAGTTLSTSTFAADLTSLAPDKYKSAPIIIGTTATMPPVESVDPATGQVIGIEADLARAIGKKLGVNVDIQNVAFDGLLAGMQAGRFDIAMSGLADTVQRQQAMDFVDWYVSGVQLIVPKGNPKKVTSLETLCGHTLGGTRASTEFRRMEAVAKNCGSTETALVATENSPSGLLSLKAGRVDVFAVNFPSGMSYVQANPELELVPGQFKVVVRGVAIAKSNGGLRDAWQAGLKAIIDDGQYDEILKRWGAPDAAYKQATINAGTE, from the coding sequence ATGACGATCGGAAATCAATCGAAGTTCGGCCGAGTTCTCTGCATCCTCTCGCTCTTCGCGGGGACAACTCTGTCGACTTCCACTTTCGCGGCGGATCTAACGAGTCTTGCGCCTGATAAGTACAAGAGCGCGCCGATCATCATCGGCACCACCGCGACGATGCCGCCAGTCGAGTCGGTGGATCCAGCCACCGGGCAGGTCATCGGCATCGAGGCTGATTTGGCGAGGGCAATCGGCAAGAAGCTCGGTGTAAACGTCGACATCCAAAACGTTGCATTCGACGGGCTTCTCGCAGGCATGCAGGCCGGACGTTTCGACATCGCGATGTCGGGTTTGGCAGACACGGTTCAGCGACAGCAGGCGATGGATTTCGTCGACTGGTATGTGTCTGGCGTCCAACTGATCGTACCGAAGGGCAATCCCAAGAAGGTCACCTCCCTCGAGACATTGTGCGGCCATACACTGGGCGGGACCCGTGCCTCGACCGAATTCCGGCGGATGGAGGCAGTTGCGAAGAACTGCGGCTCAACGGAAACAGCGTTGGTCGCGACAGAAAATAGCCCATCGGGGCTTCTGTCGCTGAAAGCCGGGCGAGTTGACGTGTTCGCCGTCAATTTCCCGTCAGGGATGAGCTACGTCCAAGCCAATCCGGAACTCGAACTTGTTCCGGGCCAGTTCAAGGTCGTCGTTCGCGGCGTCGCAATTGCCAAGAGCAACGGCGGTCTTCGCGATGCGTGGCAAGCCGGCCTCAAGGCAATCATCGATGACGGCCAATACGATGAGATCCTGAAGCGCTGGGGTGCGCCGGATGCGGCCTACAAGCAGGCGACCATCAACGCAGGTACTGAATAG
- a CDS encoding amino acid ABC transporter permease, with translation MPLHSGSDAVHRDSAPNNLNAKAPLRLAEIVLAVAMLVAIALFFASLSASPNFQWGVFARYVTADLVLSGIRVTLTLTVIASVLGLAVGLLLAAMSTSSLRPLRWMAGTYIWCSRGTPVLMHLLLWFNLALFFPVVSIGIPFVYSAWQIPTNQLITSFTASILGLGLSEAAYMAEIVRGGLNAVDHGQVEAGRALGLRRSQILIFVQLPQTMRAIIPPISNQIILMLKTTSLVSVIAGNDLLTRVKDIYNDNFQVIPLLLVATFWYLAFASVATIFQHYLEARFSRDLVGRRVRKTLMTSEVAL, from the coding sequence ATGCCTCTACATTCCGGATCCGATGCGGTTCATCGCGATAGCGCCCCCAACAATCTCAATGCGAAGGCGCCGCTCAGGCTGGCGGAGATTGTCCTGGCCGTCGCCATGCTCGTGGCAATCGCACTTTTCTTCGCTTCACTCAGCGCAAGCCCGAATTTCCAGTGGGGCGTCTTCGCGCGCTATGTCACTGCGGATTTGGTGCTATCGGGCATCCGGGTGACGCTCACGCTAACCGTGATCGCCTCGGTGCTGGGCCTTGCCGTGGGATTGCTTCTCGCGGCGATGTCCACGTCGAGCTTGCGGCCGTTGCGCTGGATGGCGGGAACCTACATCTGGTGCTCGCGTGGCACGCCAGTACTGATGCACTTGCTGCTCTGGTTTAATCTCGCCCTCTTTTTTCCGGTCGTCTCGATCGGAATTCCGTTCGTCTACTCGGCGTGGCAGATCCCGACCAACCAGCTCATCACGAGCTTTACGGCCTCCATTCTCGGCCTTGGCCTCTCCGAGGCTGCCTACATGGCGGAGATCGTGCGCGGCGGCCTCAATGCCGTCGATCACGGCCAAGTCGAAGCCGGCAGAGCCCTCGGACTGAGGCGCTCGCAGATCCTGATTTTCGTCCAGTTGCCGCAGACGATGCGCGCGATCATTCCGCCGATTTCCAATCAGATCATCCTGATGCTGAAGACGACGTCCCTGGTCTCTGTCATAGCCGGCAACGATCTGCTCACACGCGTCAAGGATATCTACAACGACAACTTCCAGGTGATACCGCTGCTTCTCGTTGCAACATTCTGGTATCTCGCGTTCGCCTCAGTCGCAACCATCTTTCAGCACTATCTCGAAGCCCGGTTCTCGAGAGACCTTGTCGGTCGGCGCGTGCGAAAAACGCTGATGACTTCGGAGGTGGCGCTGTGA
- a CDS encoding amino acid ABC transporter ATP-binding protein, translating into MSWDSQRPIIRSRNLRKRFGSLEVLRGIDFELHAGQTSALIGPSGSGKSTLLRCINQLETIDGGLLEVKGQRLGVRHTRRGWVRLTEDEVRRQRLGIGMVFQRFNLFGHLTALDNIVLAQRKVLGRSKGEAREAAHRQLRRVGLANRGNAYPSQLSGGQQQRVAIARALAMDPEIMLFDEPTSALDPELVSEVLDVIAQLASERMTMIIVTHEIRFAQRAATTIHMLADGQIIESGSPDLLISAPSHERTRAFLAQVH; encoded by the coding sequence GTGAGTTGGGACAGCCAGAGGCCCATCATTCGCAGCCGCAACCTCCGCAAGCGATTCGGCTCACTGGAGGTGCTCCGAGGAATCGACTTCGAGCTCCACGCTGGACAAACCTCCGCTCTGATCGGTCCTTCTGGATCGGGAAAGAGTACGCTTCTGCGTTGCATCAATCAGCTTGAGACGATCGACGGCGGTCTGCTCGAGGTCAAGGGACAGCGGCTGGGCGTACGCCATACCCGCCGCGGTTGGGTACGGCTCACCGAAGACGAGGTGCGCCGTCAGCGCCTCGGCATCGGGATGGTCTTCCAGCGCTTCAATCTTTTCGGTCACCTGACCGCCCTCGACAACATCGTCCTCGCCCAGCGCAAGGTCCTCGGCCGATCGAAGGGCGAGGCGCGGGAAGCGGCACACCGGCAGCTCCGGCGTGTCGGTCTCGCGAACCGCGGAAACGCCTATCCAAGCCAATTGTCCGGTGGCCAACAGCAGCGCGTCGCAATCGCCCGCGCTCTCGCGATGGACCCCGAGATCATGCTGTTTGATGAACCGACATCAGCGCTTGATCCCGAACTCGTCAGCGAGGTTCTGGACGTGATCGCCCAGCTCGCGAGTGAGCGCATGACCATGATCATCGTGACTCACGAAATCCGCTTCGCACAGCGTGCGGCAACGACGATTCACATGCTGGCGGACGGGCAGATCATCGAGAGCGGCTCCCCAGATCTACTGATCAGCGCACCCTCACACGAACGAACCCGAGCGTTCCTGGCCCAAGTGCATTAG
- a CDS encoding thiamine pyrophosphate-binding protein, translated as MSTRNSNTGAEAVSDALVQIGVTHIFGMDTPEPLYMELDPSIRAITVHDERAGAVMADAFARASGRVGVCSSIRGPGATNLVSGLAEAYNTSTPVLALINDVAAPNLDRNPIQGIDHVRLLEQVTKWGRRVETPERTADYVAHAARVATTGRPGPVLLAFPDSALLGGPAHTADIAEAAVYPRVRMAADPSLIDAAAEEIAAAARVIVIAGGGVHLSQAYDALQAFAEHLQIPVATTPLGKGAFAESHALAAGVVGAYTIGKGARGELANQAVREADLVILIGTKTDSIATNEWTIPARNQRVIHIDIDPIELGRNYKGLEIAGDAKLVLEQLVRAAAPRTAPSDWTKALQKKVVDWYADFERLDLSKSEIDPRQIYRTLNALLGEDDIVTTDASYSSAWGMDLLRYKKAGRKFLVPRGFAGLGWGVPAAIGAKFAKPDSAVYCVTGDGGFGYVAMELETAARYNVPICVIVLNNSILGFQKHYETHRFGKTVETSFTSVNYADFARTLNCDGIRVTTPVELDEAMNKARSLRKPLLIDVVVPPDAKPPIGTFASAPADARH; from the coding sequence ATGTCGACCAGAAATAGCAATACAGGCGCGGAAGCGGTCAGTGATGCGCTCGTGCAGATCGGCGTCACCCATATATTCGGCATGGATACGCCCGAGCCTCTCTACATGGAGCTCGACCCGAGCATTCGAGCGATCACGGTTCATGATGAGCGGGCCGGAGCGGTCATGGCGGACGCTTTCGCCAGGGCCTCCGGCAGGGTCGGCGTTTGCAGTTCAATTCGAGGCCCCGGCGCTACGAACCTGGTCTCGGGCCTAGCGGAGGCATACAACACGTCGACGCCCGTCCTCGCGCTCATCAACGATGTTGCTGCCCCCAATCTCGATCGCAACCCCATCCAGGGCATCGATCACGTCCGCCTGCTCGAACAAGTGACGAAATGGGGCCGCCGCGTAGAAACGCCCGAACGCACGGCGGACTATGTTGCGCATGCCGCCCGTGTTGCCACGACCGGACGGCCAGGTCCTGTCTTGCTTGCCTTCCCGGATTCCGCGTTGCTCGGCGGTCCCGCCCATACCGCTGACATCGCCGAGGCTGCCGTCTACCCGCGGGTGCGCATGGCTGCCGATCCGTCGCTGATCGACGCGGCGGCGGAGGAGATCGCCGCTGCCGCCCGTGTCATTGTAATCGCGGGTGGCGGCGTGCATCTGTCGCAAGCGTATGATGCCCTTCAGGCGTTCGCGGAGCATTTGCAGATCCCCGTTGCCACCACTCCGCTGGGCAAGGGCGCCTTCGCCGAATCGCATGCGCTCGCCGCGGGCGTGGTGGGTGCCTATACGATCGGCAAGGGCGCGCGTGGAGAGCTCGCGAACCAGGCAGTCCGAGAGGCCGACCTCGTCATTTTGATTGGCACGAAGACCGATTCTATCGCGACAAACGAGTGGACCATCCCGGCGAGGAACCAGAGAGTCATTCACATTGATATCGATCCGATTGAGCTCGGCAGAAACTATAAGGGGCTCGAGATCGCAGGGGATGCCAAGCTCGTTCTCGAGCAGCTTGTTCGAGCAGCGGCGCCGAGAACGGCACCGTCGGATTGGACCAAGGCGCTGCAGAAGAAAGTCGTCGATTGGTACGCCGATTTCGAGAGGCTCGATTTGAGCAAAAGCGAGATCGACCCTCGCCAGATCTATCGGACTCTGAATGCACTCCTCGGTGAGGACGACATTGTCACAACGGACGCCAGTTATTCGTCGGCCTGGGGGATGGATCTTCTGCGCTACAAGAAGGCTGGCCGCAAGTTCCTCGTGCCCCGTGGGTTCGCCGGATTAGGATGGGGCGTGCCAGCGGCTATCGGCGCGAAATTCGCGAAGCCGGATTCCGCCGTCTACTGCGTGACGGGCGACGGCGGCTTCGGTTATGTCGCGATGGAGCTGGAGACGGCCGCTCGCTACAACGTGCCGATCTGCGTGATTGTGCTGAACAACAGCATTCTCGGCTTCCAGAAGCACTACGAAACGCACCGGTTTGGCAAGACTGTCGAGACGAGCTTCACATCGGTCAACTATGCGGATTTCGCTCGCACGCTGAATTGCGATGGGATTCGTGTCACGACGCCCGTGGAATTAGATGAAGCAATGAATAAAGCCCGCAGCCTGCGCAAGCCGCTACTGATCGATGTGGTGGTCCCGCCCGATGCGAAGCCACCGATTGGCACGTTCGCTTCCGCGCCGGCCGACGCCCGCCATTGA
- a CDS encoding DUF3303 domain-containing protein, giving the protein MLFMVVEHFKNGDGLAVYSRMREKPTSGPGGELVPGKWKPSTCPEGLKVQGSWIEPSFNRCFQLMECDDLALFQKWILSASNDLIDFEIVPVRTAAETRELIAPYVDRAQFKRP; this is encoded by the coding sequence ATGCTCTTTATGGTGGTCGAGCACTTCAAGAACGGCGACGGACTCGCAGTTTACAGCCGCATGCGAGAGAAGCCGACGTCCGGCCCCGGCGGAGAACTCGTGCCGGGCAAGTGGAAGCCGTCGACTTGTCCCGAGGGCCTGAAGGTGCAGGGTAGCTGGATCGAACCGAGCTTCAATCGCTGCTTCCAGTTGATGGAGTGCGACGATCTGGCGCTCTTCCAAAAGTGGATTCTCTCGGCCTCGAACGACTTGATCGACTTCGAAATCGTGCCGGTCAGAACGGCAGCCGAGACGCGCGAATTGATCGCTCCCTACGTCGATCGAGCCCAATTCAAGCGGCCCTGA